A genomic window from Dermacentor silvarum isolate Dsil-2018 chromosome 9, BIME_Dsil_1.4, whole genome shotgun sequence includes:
- the LOC119463866 gene encoding D-beta-hydroxybutyrate dehydrogenase, mitochondrial — MTSRIRENPLPQRSGSFPTAHRFLSAGSVGTAWIVLTLSYALSRLVFRRVFVSNVGGEGRAVLITGCDTGFGYRLAKRLSRKGFLVFAGCLSFNSAGAEELKGLSNLTVLQLDVTKQEQVDKAWGTIREHLGERELWAVVANAGIASAGLLEWLTMDTVIDIFNVNVFGVLRVIKKFLPLLKKSKGRVVAIASPLGRFTISMSVPYCMSKHAVVSMMDGFRRECHGKGVDFITVEPSAYRTSIFKTGSDPMDFVMREFKQQDPEVVADYTHQDIEDWLMTNNNAFSTFIREDPEEAVDVIEKAVRETYPKDLYRSPCGRDTPYIFLETTLPSDITNLIAAITRKIQLRMK, encoded by the exons ATGACCTCGCGCATCCGCGAAAACCCGCTTCCTCAACGGAGCGGTTCGTTCCCCACCGCTCACCGCTTTCTC TCAGCAGGATCAGTCGGCACGGCCTGGATTGTCCTAACTCTGTCCTATGCGCTGTCCCGGTTGGTTTTCAGACGCGTTTTTGTGAGCAACGTTGGTGGCGAAGGACGGGCGGTGCTCATCACGG GATGCGACACGGGATTTGGTTATCGACTGGCCAAGCGACTCTCACGCAAAGGATTCCTGGTGTTCGCCGGTTGTCTCAGTTTCAACAGCGCTGGCGCCGAGGAGCTGAAAGGCCTTTCGAACTTAACTGTTTTGCAACTGGATGTGACAAAGCAGGAGCAAGTAGACAAAGCTTGGGGCACGATAAGAGAGCATCTCGGTGAACGGG AGCTCTGGGCGGTTGTTGCGAACGCCGGAATCGCAAGCGCCGGCCTTTTGGAGTGGCTCACGATGGACACGGTGATCGATATATTCAACGTCAACGTCTTCGGAGTCCTTCGAGTCATCAAGAAGTTCCTACCTCTCTTGAAGAAAAGCAAAGGCAGGGTTGTCGCTATCGCGAGCCCGTTAG GTCGCTTCACAATCTCCATGAGCGTGCCATACTGCATGTCGAAGCACGCCGTCGTATCCATGATGGATGGCTTCCGTCGAGAATGTCATGGCAAAGGGGTTGACTTCATTACAGTGGAGCCTTCGGCTTACCG GACGTCCATATTTAAAACAGGCTCTGATCCAATGGACTTCGTGATGCGAGAGTTCAAGCAACAAGATCCGGAGGTCGTCGCTGACTACACTCACCAGGACATAGAGGACTGGCTAATGACTAATAATAATGCCTTCAGCACTTTCATAAGGGAAGACCCCGAAGAAGCTGTCGATGTGATCGAGAAAGCAGTCAGGGAAACTTATCCTAAGGACCTCTACCGGTCACCCTGTGGACGAGACACACCCTACATATTTCTTGAGACTACGTTACCCAGTGATATAACCAATCTAATCGCTGccattacacggaagattcagcTCAGGATGAAGTGA
- the LOC119464196 gene encoding retinol dehydrogenase 7 → MRVSWVLFIALTAVLWYLWPRLPLLPGIAHGVGSLMLMMCASYFLAKFLWGIACVRLVSGYGKAVLITGCDTGFGHLLAKSLARDGFLVFAGCLDANGEGATSLKKQANVRVLQMDVTKDAEIDGAHRVVTEELGTRKLWAVVCNAAIMNSGLIEWLTMASITRIFDVNVFGVVRVVKKFMPMLKESQGRVVIVTSNLSYFTLPFTTPYAMTKHAVLSLVDGLRRECHGKGVDIVAVEPLTYRSKVTDAVGSLDAVEKEFKCQPAEVTAGYNAQELHDWTRSMKALYDWRMKDNIEDLVDQMILAVREKHPKTRYRTMAFFDYAWVTCLRMLPAEAVDFILLWSRRMALWKK, encoded by the exons ATGAGGGTCTCCTGGGTTTTGTTCATCGCTCTGACTGCTGTGCTATGGTACCTATGGCCACGGCTTCCGCTGCTTCCGGGCATTGCCCACGGTGTCGGTTCCCTGATGCTCATGATGTGTGCGAGTTACTTTCTCGCAAAATTCCTCTGGGGAATCGCTTGCGTCCGCCTGGTGAGCGGATATGGAAAGGCAGTGCTTATCACCG GTTGCGACACGGGTTTCGGACACCTGCTGGCTAAATCCCTGGCCAGGGACGGCTTTCTCGTCTTCGCTGGCTGCCTGGACGCTAACGGCGAAGGCGCGACGTCGCTCAAAAAGCAGGCTAACGTCAGGGTCCTCCAGATGGACGTCACAAAAGATGCGGAAATTGACGGGGCTCACCGCGTGGTGACAGAAGAGCTTGGAACACGCA AGCTCTGGGCTGTGGTGTGCAACGCGGCCATAATGAACAGCGGCCTCATCGAATGGTTGACCATGGCTAGCATCACTCGCATCTTTGACGTCAACGTGTTCGGCGTGGTGCGTGTGGTCAAGAAGTTTATGCCGATGCTGAAGGAGAGCCAGGGACGAGTAGTCATCGTCACCAGCAATCTTT CTTATTTCACGCTGCCATTCACAACGCCTTACGCCATGACGAAGCACGCGGTGCTGTCTCTGGTCGATGGTTTGAGGAGAGAGTGCCATGGCAAGGGAGTCGACATTGTGGCAGTTGAACCACTGACCTACAG GTCCAAGGTTACCGACGCCGTAGGCTCCCTCGATGCCGTCGAAAAGGAATTCAAGTGCCAGCCTGCCGAAGTAACGGCTGGCTACAACGCGCAAGAACTACATGACTGGACCCGCTCAATGAAGGCACTCTATGATTGGAGGATGAAGGACAACATCGAAGATCTGGTCGACCAAATGATCCTGGCTGTCAGGGAGAAGCACCCGAAAACGCGATATCGGACGATGGCCTTCTTTGACTACGCTTGGGTTACCTGCCTGAGGATGCTACCGGCCGAGGCGGTGGACTTTATTTTACTCTGGTCGAGAAGGATGGCGTTGTGGAAGAAGTGA